A stretch of DNA from Anopheles ziemanni chromosome 3, idAnoZiCoDA_A2_x.2, whole genome shotgun sequence:
CATTTTCGGAAAACAGGGGGAATGGCAAGAAACGCTTGGCGGAGGAGGGTTGAACGTGGTTAGTTTTGCCCGAACTCCTCTGGTGTTCGCTTGCAGACGCTTCGCAGGCACGTTCCTCTGATGATGACGACGCTTCGAGTTGTGTCACGAAAGACACGGATGGAAAAATGACCCCTCGCGGGCTTCGGTTGAAGAGAACTTatccgtttcgttcgtttccggTGATGCACATTTTGGACGACATTTGATTTGCGCTGTTGGCGTttactttcctttctttcctttaTGTGTTATCATCGTTCTTTTAaagttagtttttctttttgttcctctttcttattttattgttgttatgttttttttataaatgaggcctaaatttgtaaaaaaaaaacattcaaaatttaaattacattcgAATATCAATGACTTGAATGCAAATGAATTGGGTCAAAGTTTAATCCGCGTTGCAGAAAATTCAAATCGCagaaaaaacgagaaaagctTGTATCTTTTTCGCTGAGTTCGTACCAGTTCACTGCTTATCAAATTAACACCCGGAGATCTCCTCTATATATATTTGCTTTATGAGCTATCCCCCCAGCATCCACCATCCAACCCTACCTTGcccatttatttttgattcttTTCCATGGAACTGCACCCGTCCCAAGGGTCAACCATTTCGCCGAGGGCGTGTGATGATGAAGTGCATAAATTTCACATGTGTAATTAGCATAATAGTAACCTCAACGAGAGAAATTTCCCTTCTCGCGTCACCCATTCCTTTCTCTCTACGTACGGGTTTGATTGGATTTCTGTGCCACTATGTGTCCGCTGAAACATTACTTTACTGGTGGCTGCAATGagcgctttttgtttttcggttgtGCTTTGGTGTCACaaaaccggtggaaaattataTGCACACTCCATGTTTTTCGACTGCAGGATGGTAGCATCATTTTTCTTCGGGAGTAATTTATGATTGAACCCGTTGGTGTTTGTGTAACGTTATCGAGTCGATAATGAAGAAGAGGTGAGGTGTACGATTGGTATCAGCTACGTGCGTTTTCCGCGAACTATGAATGCGGGTAAAGCGCCACATATGTCACTGGTTTTAATTAACCTTCCCGGTGCAGGTTACGTTGTACTCTATGGTGATATTTTATTGCGGTTATACGCCCGCCGCGTTAATGATAATATTACTCTCACGAGATACGGCAGCAGATTCACACCACTGTTATCTCCTTTTATTTGCGTATTATCAACACTCTCGTTATGTTAACTAACATCCGTTATTTgctctatttttctttttctttcaatggTGTCCGGATCATCATCGTTGGATCGTCGGATGGCTGAAAATAGATTTTAAATATGGAAGACGATATGAACTGGTACCGAGCGGAACTGGACGGCAAGGAAGGACTGATACCTAGCAATTacatagaaatgaaaaatcacgAGTAAGTAGTGTAGTGTTTACTGCTACAACAATTATTGTCAAACTGTACATTAATCTCGccttccttcccttcccagcTGGTACTATGGGCGCATCACACGAGCGGACGCCGAGAAGCTACTGTCGAACAAACACGAGGGCGCTTTTCTGATACGGATCAGCGAGTCCAGTCCCGGCGACTTCAGCCTGTCGGTCAAGTGCTCGGACGGCGTGCAGCACTTCAAGGTGCTGCGCGACGCACAGGGCAAGTTCTTCCTCTGGGTGGTAAAGTTCAACTCGCTGAACGAACTGGTCGACTATCACCGTACCGCTAGTGTGTCTCGGTCGCAGGACGTTAAACTGCGCGATATGGTGCCAGAAGAGGTACGTTTTTATCGTCGCTCGATAGAAAGcttcttcctactggttcaaataaaaatgtaccaaCCATCCGAGAACCGTTGTCCGCAGGGGGGGTGGAACAAATGGAACCCCACCATAATATTTCCACCCTATATCTTCCGGCCTATATCTTTAATGACTTTGTCCATCACTAACACTTTAAGCTGGTGGTCTGGGAGGTACAATTTTCCGGAAAAATCGACATTGCCATCACCGAGGTTGGATCGGTCggagttttctttgtttttctttgacgcAAACTACATCAATAGGTTGTGCTCACGACGGTCCGACTGATGGTAGCGAATGGTAATGgcgtaaatttaattttatcgtcACTCTCCCAGGCCAATCATGCGCGCCTTTTATTGAATGTCCGTCTATTATTTCTTTATCGTGgtatagtttttttcttcgttctcgCTCGTCAAAAGAAAAGGCGTTAGTGCACCAATTTCCGCTATCACTAGAAGCAGAACACGGCAAGTGCGGCTCTCTCGATGGCCATAAAATGGTTCTCCTCAGGGCTCATTCAAGTCCTTTCGATTGAATTACAACCCCCCGTCGCGTGACACTTTCCGAGCGCCGTGTTCTGCTTGATAGCAAATCGATCGCAAAAGCGGAAGCAATATATATATAGAAAGTGTGGGTGGACCTTTTGAAACCAATCTCGATCGAGTGAGAGCCATAaatccatttctagcatcggaggaagatttccttttttttctgtgtacaGCACAAGAAGCAACAACGCTAGAAGAGTGAAACTCCACCTCCAATGAGTAAACCAAATTGCGCTGTCCCTTCTTACAGATGTTGGTGCAGGCTCTGTACGACTTCGTAGCGCAAGAATCAGGCGAGCTGGACTTCCGACGAGGGGACGTCATCACGGTGACGGACCGTTCCGACGAGCACTGGTGGAACGGCGAGATCGGCAACCGAAAAGGACTGTTTCCAGCAATATACGTAGCACCGTACCATTCATAAAACATAAGTATTTTACTCGCCTACACCCGTACATgcgtagaaaacaaaaaggaaaacacacagcaacacatacacatacacacacacacacacatacacctcACAGCAACATTAGTGACGCAAAAGGCGAAAGCCCGAGCGAGTCCCGGATACAACCAGCAAAGCCAGATTactaaaagaaagcaaaagcgatggaaggaggaaaacacTCTGATAGAGGAGAAAAGCCGTGGTAGAGCCGTGAATTCCGTAAACACCACCCTcgcccatcaccaccaccaccacccactcCACCTTCGCAGAGCATATATGCCCCAAAATGCATTATACATGTAGAGTATATTTAAAGCAAGCAGGAATCTAAACCCTGACTCTCTACGCACTCATCGTCGAACAAGATACCACTAGAAAGATTCAGGAATTCTGGAAGTAAAataagcaagcattcgaaaagaaaagaaacactcgAAAATAACAAATCGCATTGAGACGCAAATGGACATCTGCAATCAATAAACCACACAATGGTTGGTTGGCATGGCGTGGCCTCACCTAGACTTGAGCGTCAAGAGTTCAGTTCAATCAAACCGTCGATGTCGCTAAAATGAGACGAGTGTGTCATGTggggaaaaattataaatattatatatttttaaaatgtgtaaagAAAAGCAGTTCACGAATGTCGAATGAGTTaaaataaaagggaaaaacataaCATCCTAAATTAAGCTGTATTGAAGACGGATAAACTGctgacaaagaaaaaaaggtcacAAAAATCGTGCCAACTGCTTTGGCAAAAGATTCGATTGCGTTGATTGATAGGAGCAAAAGTCTAGGGGTAAAGTGCATTTGAGGTGATTGATTG
This window harbors:
- the LOC131289524 gene encoding growth factor receptor-bound protein 2; the protein is MEAVAKHDFNATADDELSFRKSQVLKILNMEDDMNWYRAELDGKEGLIPSNYIEMKNHDWYYGRITRADAEKLLSNKHEGAFLIRISESSPGDFSLSVKCSDGVQHFKVLRDAQGKFFLWVVKFNSLNELVDYHRTASVSRSQDVKLRDMVPEEMLVQALYDFVAQESGELDFRRGDVITVTDRSDEHWWNGEIGNRKGLFPAIYVAPYHS